The following proteins are encoded in a genomic region of Phycisphaera sp.:
- a CDS encoding UvrD-helicase domain-containing protein: MSDHPALRDSFEVVMASAGTGKTFALTNRMAGLLARGVPVERILAATFTRKAAGEIRERLLSRIAKAAGEEGAAAELSAHTGTTLDAAGWLDVLKRLSRGIHRVRIGTLDSLAQTLARSLAPELGLAAPWRQAFDHLERQLRAEVVERVLAELPTAEDREPIRTLTGSDGNARGDARLADLLRDSGQELRRASDDAWRCLDPEIGHGPSLEEVHAAAERLRSLPGPTTKKGLPNQNFAKAVDSISACITGNQFATLLTKKMLADSGSTSPTYYKIDIPEAWIPELQTILHGAIRAELEALHTRNLAAGSLLKRAVELDDLVRQERRAYSLGDLWRALAETDLESQQVAYRLDAQYDHVLLDEFQDTSIDQWRVLEPLIDEAVAGGERPRSVFVVGDVKQSLYSWRNAQAELLPHVAVRWPQMRSDTLSKTYRCAPAIVEAVNTLFGSLATNEALTDHAAAAQRFTDEFRVHESAVESPSLVNLVDIDAAIEDPESETEAMEFVADRVARLHTQRPGADIAVLVRRQRPIGTLVSALASRNVPAVSDASASPCDHPAVEAVLAALHLAEHPGDGPARFAVATGPLGVELGFERLDDRAGAGALSHALGGRLFEHGLARTVEWLAMKANAGANARGRARLLDLVSQAEAYEADGAEWAGVDDFIESARASRVQPRRSGVVRVLTLHGAKGLQFDAVVLTDLDRPLAARSPSFLADATGQEALDPAAPPTRMSLAGTKELREHSSVLSQMYERWRERAAYEELCLLYVGMTRAKTHLELLVRPSKRGLGAVAWAGLGASGTENESGHGQRLAQDHPAGDHQDRTEPTRQPTPAWASPDAVSPKWAHAREPWRVAMVQPSSLGDRQGVAGLLAADNPAADLGTEVHRLLEAVEWLEDMPEDPMAWVREHGPNTKEAAARISAALASGQLAGVLSRGGIAERWAEGLDLSVDRERALAVAVELEGKPALIHGRVDRLVVGRRAGTIERCLVVDFKTGAIDEAGRGQVGIYQRAVATMLGTPVDRVEGDLVCV; the protein is encoded by the coding sequence GTGAGCGATCACCCTGCGCTGCGAGATTCGTTCGAGGTCGTCATGGCCTCGGCGGGCACCGGCAAGACGTTCGCGCTCACCAACCGCATGGCCGGGCTGCTGGCTCGTGGCGTGCCGGTGGAACGCATCCTCGCGGCTACATTCACGCGCAAAGCGGCTGGCGAGATCCGCGAACGGCTGCTGTCGCGCATCGCGAAGGCAGCTGGCGAAGAGGGGGCTGCCGCCGAGCTCTCGGCGCACACCGGCACCACGCTCGACGCCGCGGGATGGCTGGACGTTCTGAAACGGCTGTCCCGTGGCATCCATCGCGTCCGCATCGGCACGCTGGATAGCCTCGCGCAGACCCTCGCCCGCTCGCTCGCACCCGAGCTTGGCCTGGCGGCGCCCTGGCGGCAGGCGTTCGATCACCTCGAGCGGCAGCTTCGCGCCGAGGTCGTCGAGCGCGTGCTCGCCGAACTCCCGACCGCCGAGGATCGCGAGCCGATTCGGACGCTCACGGGTAGCGACGGGAACGCGAGGGGCGATGCCAGGCTCGCCGATCTGCTCCGAGACTCGGGCCAGGAACTGCGGCGGGCGAGCGATGACGCGTGGCGGTGTCTGGATCCCGAGATCGGACACGGCCCGAGCCTCGAAGAAGTCCATGCCGCCGCAGAGCGGCTGCGATCACTCCCCGGCCCGACGACCAAGAAGGGCTTGCCCAACCAGAACTTCGCCAAGGCGGTGGATTCGATCTCGGCCTGCATCACGGGGAATCAGTTTGCGACCTTGTTGACAAAGAAGATGCTCGCCGATTCGGGGAGCACGTCTCCCACGTATTACAAGATCGATATCCCCGAGGCGTGGATCCCCGAACTCCAGACCATCCTGCACGGCGCAATCCGAGCCGAGCTCGAAGCCCTGCACACGCGGAACCTCGCCGCCGGCTCGTTGTTGAAGCGGGCGGTCGAGCTGGACGACCTCGTGCGCCAAGAACGCCGAGCGTATTCGCTGGGCGACCTCTGGCGGGCGTTGGCCGAGACCGATCTAGAGAGCCAGCAGGTCGCCTATCGGCTCGACGCCCAGTACGACCACGTGCTGCTCGACGAGTTCCAGGACACCTCGATCGACCAGTGGCGCGTGCTCGAGCCGCTCATCGACGAGGCCGTGGCCGGCGGTGAGCGGCCGCGCTCGGTGTTCGTGGTCGGCGACGTCAAGCAGTCGTTGTACAGCTGGCGCAATGCGCAGGCCGAGTTGCTGCCCCACGTCGCCGTTCGGTGGCCGCAGATGCGAAGCGACACGCTCTCGAAGACGTATCGATGTGCGCCGGCGATCGTGGAGGCGGTCAACACGCTGTTTGGTTCACTGGCCACGAACGAAGCACTCACCGACCACGCCGCCGCGGCGCAACGGTTCACCGATGAGTTCCGGGTCCACGAGTCGGCGGTGGAGTCGCCCTCCTTGGTGAACCTGGTCGACATCGACGCGGCGATCGAAGACCCCGAGAGCGAAACCGAAGCGATGGAATTCGTCGCCGACCGTGTGGCTCGGTTGCACACCCAGCGGCCCGGGGCGGACATCGCCGTGCTCGTGCGCCGGCAGAGGCCAATCGGCACCCTCGTCTCAGCACTCGCGTCGCGCAACGTTCCAGCGGTATCCGACGCTTCGGCTAGCCCGTGCGATCATCCGGCGGTCGAGGCCGTGCTCGCGGCCTTGCACCTGGCCGAGCACCCCGGTGATGGGCCGGCGCGATTCGCGGTGGCGACCGGCCCGCTGGGGGTCGAGCTGGGGTTCGAACGGTTGGATGATCGAGCCGGGGCGGGTGCGCTGTCCCACGCGTTGGGCGGCCGGCTGTTCGAGCATGGGCTGGCGCGTACGGTCGAGTGGCTGGCGATGAAGGCGAACGCCGGTGCCAATGCTCGGGGTCGAGCGCGGCTGTTGGACCTCGTCTCGCAAGCCGAGGCGTACGAAGCCGACGGGGCCGAGTGGGCCGGTGTCGATGACTTCATCGAATCTGCCAGGGCAAGCCGGGTGCAACCACGAAGAAGCGGCGTGGTGCGGGTGCTCACGCTGCACGGGGCCAAGGGCCTGCAATTCGACGCGGTGGTCCTTACCGATCTCGATCGACCGCTCGCGGCACGGAGCCCGTCGTTCCTGGCCGATGCGACAGGACAGGAAGCCCTCGACCCCGCAGCACCGCCAACACGGATGAGCCTGGCGGGGACCAAGGAACTCCGTGAGCACAGCTCGGTGCTGAGCCAGATGTACGAGCGTTGGCGCGAGCGGGCCGCGTACGAAGAGCTCTGCCTCCTATACGTAGGCATGACGCGAGCCAAGACGCATCTGGAACTGCTCGTACGCCCATCCAAGAGGGGGCTCGGGGCGGTGGCCTGGGCCGGGCTTGGGGCGAGCGGGACCGAGAACGAGTCGGGGCACGGCCAGCGGCTTGCTCAGGACCATCCAGCCGGGGACCATCAAGATAGAACCGAGCCAACCCGGCAACCCACACCCGCATGGGCCTCGCCTGACGCGGTGTCGCCGAAGTGGGCCCATGCCCGTGAGCCGTGGCGCGTGGCGATGGTCCAACCCTCGAGCTTGGGGGATCGGCAGGGCGTTGCCGGCCTGCTGGCAGCGGACAATCCCGCAGCAGATCTGGGTACCGAGGTCCATCGGCTGCTCGAGGCGGTCGAGTGGCTTGAAGACATGCCCGAAGATCCGATGGCCTGGGTCCGAGAGCATGGCCCCAATACGAAGGAAGCGGCGGCACGCATCAGCGCGGCACTCGCTTCGGGCCAGCTCGCCGGGGTGCTCTCAAGGGGTGGAATCGCCGAGCGATGGGCAGAAGGCCTGGACCTGAGCGTTGATCGAGAGCGTGCCCTAGCCGTTGCGGTCGAACTCGAGGGCAAGCCAGCGTTGATCCATGGACGGGTCGATCGGCTCGTGGTGGGCCGGCGGGCGGGAACGATCGAGCGGTGCCTGGTCGTCGACTTCAAGACCGGGGCCATTGATGAGGCAGGGCGAGGCCAGGTTGGCATCTATCAGCGAGCGGTTGCAACGATGCTGGGCACCCCGGTGGATCGAGTCGAAGGAGATTTGGTTTGTGTTTGA
- a CDS encoding PEP-CTERM sorting domain-containing protein, whose translation MKKAFALVAVAGVAAAASAQSINIDVADATLAPGESTTVTLTAGFDSADFAVAGIATNFISSVGSDGWSDIALVAPMDGPGTSAGAGSATGVDGVLAGQLNFPPAGIYADSSNPIAFWSATYTASAEGVIDLSTDTSRFDVYIDMMSSTSESRLGDLTEGAATITVVPAPASLALLGLGGLAAARRRR comes from the coding sequence ATGAAGAAGGCTTTTGCCCTCGTCGCCGTCGCCGGTGTTGCCGCTGCCGCCAGCGCCCAGTCCATTAACATCGATGTTGCCGATGCCACCCTGGCTCCCGGTGAGAGCACCACGGTCACCCTGACCGCCGGCTTCGATTCCGCCGACTTCGCCGTCGCCGGTATCGCCACCAACTTCATTAGCTCGGTTGGCTCGGACGGCTGGAGCGACATCGCTCTGGTCGCCCCCATGGACGGCCCCGGCACCAGCGCTGGCGCTGGCTCGGCCACCGGTGTGGACGGCGTGCTCGCCGGCCAGCTGAACTTCCCGCCCGCCGGCATCTACGCCGACTCGAGCAACCCCATCGCGTTCTGGAGCGCCACCTACACCGCTTCGGCCGAGGGTGTGATCGACCTGAGCACCGATACCAGCCGCTTCGATGTGTACATCGACATGATGAGCTCGACCAGCGAGAGCCGTCTGGGCGACCTGACCGAGGGTGCCGCCACGATCACCGTGGTTCCCGCCCCCGCCAGCTTGGCCCTGCTGGGCCTCGGCGGCCTGGCCGCCGCCCGTCGCCGCCGCTAA
- a CDS encoding PEP-CTERM sorting domain-containing protein encodes MKTAAILAVAGVAAAAAAQSINIDVANPTLNPGESTMVTLSAGYGGTDYAVAGVGTNFISSVGSTGWSDIALIAPMNGPGTSGGAGSATGVDGIIAGQLNFPPAGIYADSSNPIAFWSATYTASATGDEGVVDLSTQTSRFDVYVDRGSSLSESRLADIREGAATITVVPAPASLALLGLGGLAAARRRR; translated from the coding sequence ATGAAGACTGCTGCTATTCTCGCCGTTGCTGGTGTGGCCGCTGCTGCCGCCGCCCAGTCCATTAACATCGATGTTGCCAACCCCACCCTGAACCCGGGTGAGAGCACCATGGTTACCCTGAGCGCCGGCTACGGCGGTACCGACTACGCCGTCGCCGGCGTCGGTACTAACTTCATTAGCTCGGTCGGCTCGACCGGCTGGAGCGATATCGCTCTGATCGCCCCCATGAACGGCCCCGGCACCAGCGGTGGCGCTGGCTCGGCCACCGGCGTGGACGGCATCATCGCCGGCCAGCTGAACTTCCCCCCCGCCGGCATCTACGCCGACTCCAGCAACCCCATCGCGTTCTGGAGCGCCACCTACACCGCTTCGGCCACCGGCGATGAGGGTGTTGTCGACCTGAGCACGCAAACCAGCCGCTTCGACGTCTACGTCGATCGCGGTAGCTCGCTCAGCGAGAGCCGTCTGGCCGACATCCGCGAGGGCGCCGCCACGATCACCGTGGTTCCCGCCCCCGCCAGCCTGGCCCTGCTGGGCCTCGGCGGCCTGGCCGCCGCCCGTCGCCGCCGCTAA
- a CDS encoding adenine phosphoribosyltransferase, with product MHNQLLAFIRDVPDFPKPGIVFKDFTPLLADPAALALAVELMVNPFRGQGVDLVLGAESRGFIFGTAIAQALSAGFVPIRKAGKLPRPVHHVEYELEYGSDRLEIHAGDVPADSRVLIVDDLLATGGTLRASAELTAMAGARVIGATVLIELAALAGRAKLPSIDPLHAVLKL from the coding sequence ATGCACAACCAACTACTGGCCTTCATCAGAGACGTGCCCGACTTCCCAAAGCCCGGCATCGTGTTTAAGGACTTCACCCCGCTCCTGGCCGATCCCGCCGCGCTCGCGCTCGCCGTCGAGCTCATGGTCAACCCCTTCCGAGGCCAGGGTGTTGACCTGGTCCTGGGGGCGGAGTCTCGCGGCTTCATCTTTGGCACCGCGATCGCGCAAGCCCTGTCGGCTGGATTCGTGCCGATCCGAAAGGCCGGCAAGCTGCCCCGCCCAGTCCATCATGTGGAATACGAGCTCGAGTACGGATCTGATCGTCTCGAGATCCACGCGGGCGATGTCCCCGCAGATAGCCGGGTGCTGATTGTCGACGATCTCCTGGCGACCGGCGGCACGCTCCGTGCGTCGGCAGAGTTGACCGCGATGGCGGGGGCACGGGTTATCGGCGCGACCGTCCTCATCGAGTTGGCCGCCTTGGCGGGCAGAGCCAAGCTACCTTCTATTGACCCGCTCCATGCGGTCCTGAAGCTCTGA
- a CDS encoding co-chaperone GroES: MAQARSAKRIETVEPIGARVLIRKDEDKKQTKAGLHLPDKMEIPTLTGRVVAISSQVAGDEDYPVRQYQRVLFHPGKAIPVDFEGDNRLFVVPITDVVAVFRTAGDDTDADGGA, translated from the coding sequence ATGGCGCAGGCTCGTTCGGCCAAACGGATCGAGACGGTCGAACCGATCGGCGCTCGCGTGCTCATCCGCAAGGACGAGGACAAGAAGCAGACCAAGGCCGGCCTGCACCTGCCCGATAAGATGGAGATTCCCACGCTGACCGGTCGGGTCGTGGCGATCTCGAGCCAGGTGGCCGGCGACGAGGACTACCCGGTGCGGCAGTACCAACGGGTGCTGTTTCACCCCGGCAAGGCGATCCCGGTCGACTTCGAGGGCGATAACCGGCTGTTCGTGGTGCCGATTACGGACGTCGTGGCCGTATTTCGTACGGCTGGTGACGACACGGATGCCGACGGCGGGGCGTAA
- the aroA gene encoding 3-phosphoshikimate 1-carboxyvinyltransferase, with the protein MPDHAQQITAEQLAGQLASPLDALVDPLPVPTLRSIRGQSPFDVTLRPPGSKSLTNRALLLASLAGGGCELRGALTDAVDTRVMAGALGALGAGVEVDGTTIRVRGVGGRWKPTSGGEVTLDLENAGTAVRFLAAACVLSPVPVVITGNERMCQRPIGELASALGDLGAKIESLGEPGRPPIRVTPPASLPECGQVVFDELPSSQFVSAVLLLGAFLPGGLSVEIYGEATSASYVRMTLGLLDVLGITVRSSADSRVMRVTSRGGTLSAGFELDIEPDASGASVFWAAAASVPGARVTVAGVDESGLQGDLLFPSVLARMGAEARSVSADDGPHGPSLAVRGASALSPVMADMGDMPDAAMALVVLACMANGPSMLRGLHTLRVKETDRLHALKTELAKVGVEVELDVHGEAGAVRIEPPANGLDQSASAPSVVFDTYDDHRMAMALSLIALHRPNVSIADPGCVRKTYPGFWSELAKLYE; encoded by the coding sequence ATGCCCGATCATGCCCAACAGATCACCGCGGAGCAACTGGCCGGACAGTTGGCATCGCCGCTCGACGCACTCGTTGATCCGTTGCCGGTGCCGACGCTGCGTTCGATCCGTGGCCAGAGCCCGTTCGATGTCACGCTCCGACCGCCGGGCAGCAAGAGCCTGACCAATCGGGCGTTGCTGCTGGCTTCCTTGGCGGGCGGGGGATGCGAACTGCGTGGCGCACTGACCGATGCGGTCGACACACGCGTGATGGCCGGGGCACTGGGCGCGCTCGGTGCCGGCGTTGAGGTGGATGGGACGACCATCCGCGTGCGCGGCGTCGGCGGTCGGTGGAAGCCCACGAGCGGTGGCGAGGTCACGCTCGATCTGGAGAACGCCGGGACGGCGGTACGGTTCCTTGCGGCGGCGTGCGTGTTGTCGCCCGTCCCGGTCGTCATCACTGGCAACGAGCGTATGTGCCAGCGGCCTATTGGCGAGCTTGCCAGCGCCCTGGGTGATCTCGGAGCCAAGATCGAGAGCCTTGGCGAGCCGGGCCGCCCGCCCATCCGTGTGACGCCGCCGGCCAGCTTGCCCGAGTGCGGCCAGGTGGTTTTTGATGAGTTGCCGTCGAGCCAGTTTGTGTCGGCGGTGCTGCTGCTTGGTGCCTTCCTGCCGGGCGGGCTGTCGGTCGAGATCTATGGCGAGGCGACGAGCGCATCGTATGTGCGCATGACGCTGGGGCTGCTGGACGTACTCGGCATCACCGTGCGGTCGTCGGCGGATTCGCGGGTGATGAGGGTGACCTCTCGGGGCGGGACGCTGTCGGCCGGTTTCGAGTTGGACATCGAGCCCGATGCGAGCGGGGCGTCGGTGTTCTGGGCGGCTGCGGCCTCGGTTCCTGGGGCGCGCGTGACAGTAGCTGGCGTTGATGAGTCGGGATTGCAGGGCGACCTGCTGTTCCCGTCGGTGCTCGCGCGGATGGGAGCGGAAGCCAGGTCGGTGTCGGCCGATGATGGTCCGCACGGGCCGAGCCTGGCGGTGCGGGGGGCATCGGCGTTATCGCCAGTGATGGCCGACATGGGTGACATGCCCGACGCGGCGATGGCCTTGGTTGTGCTTGCCTGCATGGCGAACGGGCCCTCGATGCTCCGCGGGCTGCACACGCTGCGGGTCAAGGAGACCGATCGATTGCATGCGCTCAAGACCGAGTTGGCCAAGGTTGGCGTGGAGGTCGAACTCGACGTGCACGGCGAGGCCGGCGCGGTGCGGATCGAGCCGCCCGCGAACGGGCTCGACCAGTCGGCTTCGGCCCCTTCTGTCGTCTTCGATACATACGACGATCACCGGATGGCGATGGCGTTGTCTTTGATCGCGCTGCATCGGCCCAATGTGAGTATCGCCGACCCTGGGTGTGTTCGGAAGACCTATCCGGGGTTCTGGTCAGAGTTGGCGAAGCTGTACGAGTGA
- the icd gene encoding NADP-dependent isocitrate dehydrogenase: MPATAEPITTSDGRLNVPNHVIIPFIEGDGTGPDIWAASVRVFDAAVEKAYGGERKIHWHEVLAGGKAHDKTGDWLPDATLDAFREYLVGIKGPLTTPTGGGIRSINVALRQQLDLYTCLRPVRWFTGVPSPLKNPGATDMVIFRENTEDIYAGIEFEAGSDDLAKFKEGFTKTFPDRWKKVRFPDSVGIGLKPVSQEGTERLVRAAIQYAIDNDRPSVTLVHKGNIMKFTEGAFMKWGYEVAAEHFGAKPLDGGPWHEFTAPNGEKIVIKDVIADAFLQQILLRPADYEVIATMNLNGDYVSDALAACVGGIGIAPGANINYDTGHAIFEATHGTAPKYAGQDKVNPGSLILSGELMLRHMGWTEAADLVIKGVEGAIGAKTVTYDFERLMDGATLLKCSEFGEAVVEKMG, encoded by the coding sequence ATGCCCGCGACTGCCGAGCCCATCACGACCAGCGATGGTCGCTTGAATGTCCCGAACCACGTCATCATCCCGTTTATCGAGGGCGATGGCACCGGGCCGGACATCTGGGCGGCTTCCGTGCGGGTGTTCGATGCCGCGGTTGAGAAGGCGTACGGCGGGGAGCGGAAGATCCACTGGCACGAGGTGCTTGCCGGTGGCAAGGCTCACGACAAGACGGGTGACTGGCTGCCCGACGCGACGCTGGATGCGTTTCGCGAGTACCTGGTGGGCATCAAGGGCCCGCTGACCACCCCCACAGGTGGGGGGATTCGTTCCATTAATGTTGCGCTCAGGCAGCAGCTTGATTTGTACACGTGCCTGCGCCCCGTGCGCTGGTTTACGGGCGTGCCCAGCCCGCTGAAGAACCCCGGCGCGACGGACATGGTGATCTTCCGTGAGAACACCGAGGACATTTATGCGGGCATCGAGTTCGAGGCGGGCAGCGACGATCTCGCGAAGTTCAAGGAAGGCTTTACGAAGACCTTTCCCGATCGCTGGAAGAAGGTACGCTTCCCCGACTCGGTGGGCATCGGGCTCAAGCCCGTGTCTCAGGAGGGCACCGAGCGCCTTGTGCGGGCGGCGATCCAGTACGCGATCGACAACGACCGGCCCTCGGTGACGCTGGTCCACAAGGGCAACATCATGAAGTTTACCGAGGGCGCCTTCATGAAGTGGGGCTACGAAGTAGCGGCCGAGCACTTTGGGGCCAAGCCGCTGGATGGCGGGCCGTGGCACGAGTTCACCGCGCCCAACGGCGAGAAGATTGTCATCAAGGACGTGATCGCCGACGCGTTTTTGCAGCAGATCCTGTTGCGGCCGGCCGACTACGAGGTGATCGCGACGATGAACCTGAACGGCGATTACGTGAGCGACGCGCTGGCGGCGTGCGTGGGCGGCATCGGCATCGCGCCGGGGGCGAACATCAACTACGACACGGGGCACGCGATCTTCGAGGCCACGCACGGCACGGCCCCGAAGTACGCCGGCCAGGACAAGGTGAACCCGGGCAGCCTGATTCTGTCGGGCGAGCTGATGCTCCGCCACATGGGCTGGACGGAGGCGGCCGACCTGGTCATCAAGGGCGTCGAGGGAGCCATCGGCGCGAAGACGGTGACGTACGACTTCGAGCGGTTGATGGATGGAGCGACGCTGCTGAAGTGCAGTGAGTTTGGTGAGGCGGTTGTCGAGAAGATGGGATGA
- a CDS encoding glycosyltransferase family 1 protein: MRLMLFTDTLGDVNGVSRFIRNMGHESLKAGCELLIATSTRFEVPDDPCFYNVAPKFAMKMPKYAELDMVIPPKGAMVRRAEEFAPDVVHVSTPGSVGKVGRDFAKKRGIPIAGVYHTDFPAYMDHLFNDEMYGAVTAQYMKFFYKPFKLILSRSEQYMESLEKLGFSRDRMAKLEPGIQLDDFDAKHKDASVWDEYGLPRDSVKVLYVGRISTEKNLPMLTGIWPQVRERAKAAGVDARLVVVGGGPYLDDMKSTLHGHGVVFPGFKHATELATLYASSDMFVFPSLTDTLGQVVLESQASGIPVIVADQGGPKEVVDDGVTGMVLPGHKTPAWVDAVGDLVIDHDKRQAMGAAGIPWAQKFSISASFEKFWAAHEALVRSPAEQPA; encoded by the coding sequence ATGCGGCTGATGCTGTTCACCGACACGCTTGGCGATGTGAATGGCGTGAGCCGGTTCATTCGCAACATGGGGCACGAGTCGCTCAAGGCGGGATGCGAATTGCTGATCGCGACGTCGACACGGTTCGAGGTACCCGACGACCCATGCTTCTACAACGTCGCGCCCAAGTTCGCAATGAAGATGCCCAAGTACGCCGAGCTGGACATGGTGATCCCGCCCAAGGGCGCGATGGTGAGGCGCGCAGAGGAGTTTGCGCCCGACGTGGTTCATGTCTCGACGCCGGGGTCGGTGGGCAAGGTGGGGCGTGACTTTGCCAAAAAGCGCGGCATCCCGATCGCGGGCGTGTACCACACCGATTTCCCGGCGTATATGGACCACCTGTTTAACGACGAGATGTATGGGGCGGTGACGGCCCAGTACATGAAGTTCTTCTACAAGCCGTTCAAGCTGATCCTCTCTCGCAGCGAGCAGTACATGGAGTCGCTCGAGAAGCTGGGCTTCTCGCGGGATCGCATGGCCAAGCTCGAGCCGGGCATCCAGCTCGATGACTTCGATGCGAAGCACAAGGACGCGAGCGTGTGGGACGAGTATGGCCTGCCGCGAGATTCGGTGAAGGTGCTGTACGTGGGGCGGATCAGCACGGAGAAGAACCTGCCGATGCTGACGGGCATCTGGCCCCAGGTGCGCGAGCGTGCGAAGGCGGCGGGCGTGGATGCGCGGCTGGTGGTCGTGGGTGGCGGGCCATACCTCGATGATATGAAATCGACGCTCCACGGGCACGGCGTTGTGTTCCCGGGCTTCAAGCATGCGACGGAACTGGCAACGCTGTACGCGTCGTCGGACATGTTCGTGTTTCCATCGCTGACCGATACGCTGGGGCAGGTTGTGCTCGAGAGCCAGGCCAGCGGCATTCCGGTGATCGTGGCGGATCAGGGTGGGCCGAAGGAGGTCGTCGACGACGGCGTAACCGGCATGGTGCTGCCCGGCCACAAAACGCCTGCGTGGGTGGATGCGGTGGGCGACCTGGTGATCGACCACGACAAGCGCCAGGCGATGGGGGCGGCGGGAATCCCTTGGGCGCAGAAGTTCTCGATCTCGGCGAGCTTCGAGAAGTTCTGGGCGGCGCACGAGGCGCTCGTTCGTTCGCCCGCGGAGCAGCCCGCTTAG
- a CDS encoding aspartate 1-decarboxylase yields the protein MLRKVLHSKIHMAAVTAARPDYVGSITIDRRLLRATGLRASDAVEIANATNGERFETYVFLGDDGAIEVNGAAALLVKPGDKLIIMHYAFMDEAEYKAHHPQVALVGEGNALDRVVAYDPWP from the coding sequence ATGCTCCGAAAAGTCCTCCACAGCAAGATCCATATGGCCGCCGTCACCGCTGCCCGGCCCGATTATGTCGGCTCGATCACCATCGACCGCCGCCTGCTGCGGGCCACCGGCCTCCGCGCCAGCGACGCCGTCGAGATCGCGAACGCCACCAACGGCGAGCGCTTCGAGACCTATGTCTTCCTGGGCGACGACGGCGCCATCGAGGTCAACGGCGCCGCCGCCCTGCTGGTCAAGCCCGGCGACAAGCTGATCATCATGCACTACGCCTTCATGGACGAGGCCGAGTACAAAGCCCACCACCCCCAGGTGGCACTTGTGGGCGAAGGCAACGCCCTCGACCGCGTCGTCGCCTACGACCCCTGGCCCTAA